The Algoriphagus sp. TR-M9 genome has a window encoding:
- a CDS encoding baseplate J/gp47 family protein: protein MSKDCNDLTLPGNGSSRAQRLLKSLLPEYVRVDERKMEDLQDFAVNIASQLKFINSSNTWNGDDWSGFFDQKIEENQLTNPHFALFLAFLKLFSFAQEDINTLTQRHLDFYYRDVLRLKEKPAVDDQVYLILKLAKHIQAHLLPANTAFKAGKDDLGKEILFQTANQNVLNKAEVTSLLALYKDQNGRFYKSPIASSADGIGGELLSEEKQWRSFGRPTELFPDQDRELATIGFAVASPILLMGEGSRKVSLKLTFEPTEGLLDQLKLLPLNDTFEIWFSGEEEWISASIGWENEENSIASKILDFLNKASKWQDIAGVEPVLGPVLDDPEKGTHRPFNGYDIGEITAKNILSRRNSLSGGKFTSVDQVKTVRGIGEDKWHDLEYTFRLSKHELSNDGDGISLTLKCQLLPEDPAVVNYSEEALLQKFKTSSPMMKINLANTSQSYGYEILKDCQLKKATLSIDVEGIENLILQNDQSILPIGKNIKPFGFRPVKGSNFYIGSKEVFGKSLKSLDLNLLWHALPEDSKGFADHYSAYGNTLERKNQSFTTAIDFLEKKEWKSINSSKTIFSGNDNASLNQNKTISLAEPLWEGISANPNLEEFNAWSPASNRGFIRLKLNSPDFGHKDYPLIFAREALVPDGKGNLPKEPYTPELQSVSLDYTSEETLDISSKDLEGFFHVGAFGEAKVQGEDTIPLLAEYENEGELMIGLSDHQKAQNIQLLIQVLDGTANPEKPVPDVKWSYLTGNQWKEFDQYSLLTDETNGLIQSGLLAFAMPREADTAHSILPESTTWIKASVRADSDAIPDFIAVLAQAVKASYESNENDPLRVAKSISAETISKLKIGNSAINKIQQPFSSFGGKTEESSEDFYQRISERLRHKQRAITLWDYEHLVLEQFPEVYQVKCLNHTSYDGDLTKYKALAPRNVTLVIISNVQNKNAVDPLRPKASVAQIEAIREFITAIYPPAVYLHVVNPVFEEIQVKTKVKFHSWADKNFFARKLEDDLKAFLSPWAFEADFNWTFSESLHSSVVLHFVEKLDYVDYLTCFELYHLVINPVSGELLSRTRVEAAKGSREVSVLGSVGTLGSYGDHLIEVLETEDCLCEDNEIKPAASIASVEEEDLDEEF, encoded by the coding sequence ATGAGCAAAGATTGCAACGATCTTACCCTACCAGGAAACGGCAGCAGCCGGGCACAGCGACTTTTGAAAAGTCTGCTTCCGGAATACGTGCGTGTGGACGAAAGGAAAATGGAGGATCTGCAGGATTTCGCTGTTAACATAGCAAGTCAATTAAAATTCATCAATTCATCCAATACTTGGAATGGTGATGACTGGAGCGGCTTTTTTGATCAAAAAATCGAGGAGAATCAATTGACAAATCCTCATTTCGCCCTGTTTCTGGCATTTTTAAAACTCTTCAGCTTTGCGCAGGAAGACATCAACACGCTTACCCAAAGACATCTTGATTTCTACTACCGAGATGTATTGAGATTGAAAGAAAAACCTGCAGTGGATGATCAGGTTTATCTGATTCTAAAACTGGCTAAGCATATTCAAGCGCATCTATTACCAGCAAATACTGCTTTTAAAGCAGGGAAAGATGATTTAGGAAAGGAAATTCTTTTCCAAACAGCAAATCAAAACGTCCTGAATAAAGCTGAAGTAACTTCGCTTTTGGCACTTTACAAAGACCAAAACGGCAGGTTTTACAAGTCCCCAATTGCCAGTTCAGCGGATGGAATCGGCGGAGAATTACTGAGCGAAGAAAAACAATGGAGAAGTTTCGGAAGACCTACCGAATTATTTCCGGACCAGGATAGGGAATTGGCTACCATTGGTTTTGCCGTAGCATCGCCTATTCTTTTGATGGGCGAAGGAAGCAGAAAAGTATCTCTCAAACTTACTTTCGAACCTACAGAAGGCTTGTTGGATCAGCTGAAACTACTTCCCCTGAATGATACTTTTGAGATTTGGTTCAGTGGGGAGGAAGAGTGGATTTCAGCAAGTATAGGTTGGGAAAATGAGGAAAATAGTATAGCCAGTAAAATCCTGGATTTCTTAAATAAAGCCAGTAAATGGCAGGACATCGCTGGTGTAGAACCTGTGTTAGGTCCGGTTTTAGACGATCCGGAAAAAGGAACTCACAGACCATTCAATGGCTATGACATAGGTGAAATCACTGCCAAGAATATTCTCAGCAGAAGAAATTCGCTTTCTGGAGGCAAATTCACTTCTGTAGATCAAGTCAAGACAGTCAGAGGAATAGGTGAGGACAAATGGCATGACTTGGAATATACATTCAGGCTTAGCAAGCATGAGTTAAGCAATGATGGGGATGGGATTTCTTTGACACTGAAATGTCAGCTTTTACCCGAAGATCCAGCCGTAGTCAATTATTCGGAGGAAGCACTACTTCAAAAATTCAAAACTTCTTCACCGATGATGAAGATAAATCTCGCCAATACTTCCCAAAGTTATGGGTATGAGATTTTGAAAGATTGCCAGTTAAAAAAGGCCACACTTTCTATAGATGTGGAAGGAATAGAAAATCTAATTCTCCAAAATGACCAAAGCATTCTTCCCATCGGAAAAAACATCAAACCCTTTGGATTCCGCCCCGTCAAAGGATCCAACTTTTACATTGGCAGCAAAGAAGTTTTTGGTAAAAGCCTCAAATCACTCGACTTGAACCTATTGTGGCATGCACTCCCGGAAGACTCCAAGGGCTTTGCTGATCATTATAGCGCTTATGGGAATACACTTGAAAGAAAAAATCAAAGCTTTACTACAGCCATAGATTTTTTGGAAAAGAAAGAATGGAAATCCATCAATTCTTCAAAAACTATATTTTCAGGAAATGACAATGCCTCTTTAAACCAAAATAAAACTATTTCATTAGCTGAGCCGCTTTGGGAAGGAATCTCTGCCAATCCTAACCTAGAGGAATTCAACGCATGGTCGCCTGCCAGCAACCGAGGATTTATCCGTCTGAAGCTAAATTCTCCGGATTTTGGGCATAAAGACTACCCGTTGATTTTCGCCAGAGAGGCATTGGTTCCAGATGGAAAAGGAAATTTACCAAAAGAACCCTATACTCCAGAGCTTCAATCAGTCAGTCTGGACTACACATCGGAAGAAACCTTGGACATTTCCAGTAAGGATCTGGAAGGGTTTTTCCACGTTGGAGCATTTGGTGAGGCAAAAGTTCAGGGTGAGGACACCATTCCACTTTTGGCAGAATATGAAAATGAGGGTGAGTTGATGATAGGTCTGAGTGATCATCAAAAAGCTCAGAATATCCAACTTTTAATTCAAGTCCTTGATGGCACTGCAAATCCTGAAAAGCCTGTTCCCGATGTCAAATGGAGTTATTTGACAGGAAATCAATGGAAGGAATTTGATCAATATTCCTTGCTGACGGATGAAACGAATGGCTTGATCCAAAGTGGACTTTTAGCTTTTGCCATGCCTCGGGAAGCGGATACCGCACACAGCATTCTTCCTGAATCAACCACCTGGATCAAAGCTTCAGTCAGGGCAGATTCAGATGCAATTCCGGATTTCATCGCCGTTCTGGCTCAGGCTGTAAAAGCGTCTTACGAGTCAAACGAAAATGACCCTTTACGGGTAGCGAAATCCATTTCTGCGGAAACCATTTCCAAGCTGAAAATCGGAAATAGTGCCATCAATAAAATCCAACAGCCATTTTCGTCTTTTGGAGGGAAAACAGAAGAATCCTCCGAGGACTTTTACCAAAGAATCAGCGAGCGATTGCGACATAAGCAACGGGCTATTACCCTTTGGGATTACGAGCATTTGGTGTTGGAGCAGTTCCCGGAAGTTTACCAAGTCAAATGCCTGAACCATACCTCCTATGACGGGGATCTGACCAAATACAAAGCATTGGCACCAAGAAATGTGACGCTTGTGATCATTTCCAATGTGCAAAACAAAAACGCTGTGGATCCATTGAGACCAAAAGCAAGTGTGGCACAGATTGAAGCAATTCGTGAATTCATCACTGCCATTTACCCACCGGCTGTTTACCTGCATGTGGTCAATCCGGTTTTCGAAGAAATTCAGGTGAAAACCAAAGTGAAGTTTCATTCCTGGGCTGATAAAAACTTTTTCGCCAGAAAACTGGAAGACGATCTGAAAGCATTTCTTTCCCCTTGGGCATTTGAAGCTGATTTCAACTGGACTTTCAGCGAATCTCTACACAGTTCTGTGGTGCTTCACTTTGTGGAAAAACTCGATTACGTGGATTACCTGACTTGCTTCGAATTGTATCATTTAGTGATCAATCCGGTATCAGGAGAACTCCTCTCTCGAACCCGGGTAGAAGCGGCCAAAGGAAGCCGAGAGGTTTCAGTTTTGGGATCAGTGGGGACTTTAGGAAGCTATGGAGATCATTTGATCGAAGTTTTGGAAACCGAGGACTGCTTGTGCGAAGACAATGAAATCAAACCTGCTGCGAGCATCGCATCGGTAGAGGAAGAGGATTTGGATGAAGAATTTTGA
- a CDS encoding GPW/gp25 family protein has product MEEEKSFLGRGWAFPVSFSLESQQVRLAENEEDIQQSLIILLNTTLGERVMRPDYGANMEDLLFEALNVTTANMIANRIKQAILYHEPRVKTEDIDLRPNYNEGRIEVIVSYLIIATNNRRNLVYPYLFTEATDLKL; this is encoded by the coding sequence ATGGAAGAAGAAAAATCATTTTTAGGTAGAGGTTGGGCATTTCCGGTAAGTTTTAGTCTGGAAAGTCAACAAGTTCGGCTCGCAGAAAACGAGGAGGATATCCAGCAAAGCCTAATCATTTTGCTCAATACAACTTTGGGGGAACGTGTCATGCGTCCTGATTATGGCGCAAACATGGAAGATCTTCTCTTCGAAGCGCTCAATGTCACTACCGCCAATATGATTGCGAATCGCATCAAGCAGGCGATCCTCTACCATGAACCAAGAGTGAAAACAGAGGACATTGATTTAAGACCCAATTACAATGAAGGCCGAATTGAGGTCATCGTCAGCTATCTGATTATCGCTACCAACAATAGAAGAAACCTAGTCTATCCATACCTCTTTACCGAAGCAACTGATCTGAAATTATGA
- a CDS encoding PAAR domain-containing protein produces the protein MPAAARFGDLSTHGGSIIGPGVPTVLIGGMPAAVMGDNHSCALPPNAHQPTVSPFLAGSATVLIGGVPALRVGDSCVCGASPAVGEPTVIIG, from the coding sequence ATGCCAGCAGCAGCAAGATTTGGAGACTTAAGTACACACGGCGGATCGATCATAGGTCCCGGAGTTCCCACCGTTTTGATCGGGGGAATGCCCGCTGCCGTCATGGGAGATAATCATTCTTGTGCCTTACCGCCCAATGCACATCAGCCAACTGTCAGCCCTTTTTTGGCGGGAAGCGCCACTGTTTTGATTGGTGGAGTTCCTGCCTTAAGAGTGGGTGATTCATGCGTATGTGGCGCATCACCAGCGGTAGGAGAACCAACTGTAATCATAGGATAA
- the vgrG gene encoding type VI secretion system tip protein VgrG — protein sequence MPLVPTSAETQQDLATFKIFSDGEQVPPSVGVAMIAVRKAVNKIPTAKLVLFDGDIATGEFQLSEGELFKPGVKLKIDAGYHNLEETIFEGIIIKHGLEINPEKASRLILELRDPVIKMTVGRKNKYFFESSDSDVMEELIGKYSDLSADVESTSLTHAEIVQYHATDWDFLMSRADANGKIITTEAGTVSIQKPQTSADPIIELLYGDNVVEFEADMDARQQYTATKGLSWDFIKQEIAEKEGADPGNISPGDISGEDLAAVIGLESFQMQHGGLLADEELQAWTDAGLLRSRLAKIQGRVKLLGDNTVKPGDMVELKGFGSRFNGKAFVSSVYHEFSPNQKWFTHLGLGLDPKWFSQEYDDIIDVAASGLLPAVKGLHIGIVTALEGDPDGENRIQVKLPMISLEEDGIWARYASPDAGNERGIYFRPELEDEVIVAFINEDPRDPVVLGMLHSSSKPAPFEAADDNHEKGIVTREKLKVVFNDEKKTIDIETPNGNKLQFTDEDGAILLEDENGNKISMNADGITIESAKDIILKASGDIKTEGTGIEIIASAQLKAEGSAGAEVSSGGQTVISGSLVQIN from the coding sequence ATGCCTTTAGTACCTACATCAGCTGAAACACAGCAGGACCTAGCCACCTTTAAAATTTTCTCAGATGGCGAGCAGGTACCGCCATCTGTCGGGGTGGCGATGATCGCTGTGCGCAAAGCTGTGAACAAAATTCCAACGGCCAAATTGGTGCTTTTTGATGGTGATATCGCGACAGGTGAGTTTCAATTGAGCGAAGGAGAACTATTTAAGCCAGGGGTCAAACTTAAAATTGATGCTGGCTACCACAATTTGGAAGAGACCATTTTTGAAGGAATCATAATCAAGCATGGCTTGGAAATCAATCCTGAGAAAGCATCGCGACTTATCCTCGAACTGAGAGATCCAGTGATCAAAATGACTGTAGGGAGAAAGAATAAGTACTTTTTTGAGAGCTCTGATAGCGATGTGATGGAGGAACTGATTGGAAAATATTCTGATCTCTCCGCTGACGTAGAAAGCACCAGTCTGACCCATGCCGAGATCGTACAATATCATGCAACTGACTGGGACTTCCTCATGAGTCGGGCAGATGCAAATGGTAAAATAATTACAACTGAAGCAGGAACGGTCTCCATCCAAAAACCTCAAACCAGTGCGGATCCGATAATCGAACTCCTATACGGAGATAATGTGGTGGAGTTTGAAGCTGACATGGATGCAAGACAGCAATACACAGCTACAAAAGGCCTAAGCTGGGATTTTATCAAGCAGGAAATAGCCGAAAAAGAAGGCGCTGATCCCGGAAACATCTCTCCTGGGGATATCAGTGGAGAAGATCTTGCCGCGGTGATCGGTTTGGAATCCTTCCAAATGCAGCATGGTGGTCTCTTAGCAGATGAAGAATTACAAGCCTGGACAGACGCAGGATTATTGCGAAGTCGATTGGCAAAAATACAGGGAAGAGTCAAGCTGCTTGGTGACAACACCGTAAAGCCGGGGGATATGGTAGAGCTTAAAGGTTTTGGAAGTCGGTTCAATGGAAAAGCATTTGTCTCCTCTGTTTATCATGAGTTTTCACCAAACCAAAAATGGTTTACCCACCTCGGCCTAGGTCTAGATCCAAAATGGTTTTCTCAGGAATATGACGACATCATCGATGTAGCTGCATCAGGCCTATTGCCGGCGGTAAAAGGACTTCATATAGGGATAGTGACAGCATTGGAAGGAGACCCCGATGGAGAAAACAGAATTCAGGTGAAACTTCCGATGATCAGCCTAGAGGAAGATGGCATCTGGGCAAGGTATGCTTCGCCTGATGCCGGAAATGAACGGGGAATTTACTTCAGACCGGAATTGGAGGATGAGGTGATCGTGGCTTTTATCAATGAGGATCCTAGAGATCCAGTGGTTTTGGGAATGCTGCACAGCAGTAGCAAACCGGCGCCATTTGAAGCTGCTGATGATAACCATGAAAAGGGGATTGTGACGCGGGAAAAACTCAAAGTAGTATTTAATGACGAAAAGAAAACCATAGACATCGAGACTCCTAATGGCAATAAGCTACAATTCACTGATGAGGACGGAGCCATTCTTTTGGAAGATGAAAATGGAAATAAAATAAGCATGAATGCGGATGGAATTACCATCGAAAGTGCCAAAGACATTATTCTCAAAGCCAGTGGTGACATCAAAACGGAAGGCACAGGTATAGAAATCATAGCCAGTGCGCAACTGAAAGCTGAGGGATCGGCCGGAGCGGAGGTGTCTTCCGGAGGTCAGACAGTCATATCAGGTTCACTAGTACAAATCAATTAA
- a CDS encoding CIS tube protein: MSLNDIFSQKGGLEKLKITAFKDEEYNEATATYVVMYNPTTFSQEFKSKWIPEEGPADGKQYQFRTLESDSVSFEFLFDASAASPPSADKPGDTNFDYLGDDKPNLESISGNKVNAIEIISKDKHVDGAIRKFLDITQNIQSDTHKPNYLQINWGAYQFRGVLATATINYKLFNASGLPIRATVSANFDQSLSRQEQAATTARNSPDLTHERTVKSGDTLLLMCKRIYGTQEYYLEVAKANNLKNFRKLIPGQKLIFPPLAKS; the protein is encoded by the coding sequence ATGTCACTGAACGATATTTTCTCTCAAAAAGGAGGCCTAGAAAAGCTGAAAATTACAGCTTTCAAGGATGAGGAGTACAATGAAGCCACTGCAACCTATGTGGTCATGTATAATCCTACCACCTTTTCACAGGAATTCAAATCCAAATGGATTCCCGAAGAAGGTCCTGCCGACGGGAAACAATACCAGTTCAGAACATTGGAATCAGATTCGGTTTCTTTTGAATTTCTTTTTGACGCCAGCGCAGCTTCTCCACCAAGTGCGGATAAGCCGGGAGATACAAACTTTGACTATTTGGGAGACGACAAACCTAATCTGGAAAGTATCAGTGGGAATAAAGTCAATGCCATTGAGATCATCAGCAAAGACAAACATGTGGACGGTGCAATTCGGAAATTTCTGGATATCACCCAAAACATTCAGTCCGACACGCACAAGCCAAATTACCTGCAGATCAATTGGGGAGCGTATCAATTCAGAGGAGTTTTGGCTACTGCGACAATCAATTATAAGCTTTTCAATGCTTCAGGTTTACCCATCAGAGCTACTGTTTCAGCCAATTTTGACCAGTCACTTTCACGACAGGAACAGGCTGCAACTACTGCCAGAAATTCACCGGATCTAACGCACGAAAGAACGGTGAAATCCGGAGACACGCTGCTTCTCATGTGCAAAAGAATTTATGGAACCCAGGAATATTACTTGGAAGTCGCCAAAGCAAACAACCTTAAAAATTTCAGAAAACTGATCCCAGGCCAGAAACTCATTTTTCCACCCTTAGCAAAATCATAG
- a CDS encoding DUF5908 family protein: MPIEIKELIIRTTVDAAESSPTGKGNKKPDTIAVMDGIRELSRLIKEKNER; encoded by the coding sequence ATGCCCATAGAAATCAAAGAGCTTATCATTCGAACCACTGTGGACGCTGCGGAATCCAGCCCCACTGGAAAGGGAAACAAAAAACCTGATACCATCGCGGTCATGGATGGAATCCGTGAACTCAGCAGGTTGATCAAAGAAAAAAACGAAAGGTAA
- a CDS encoding phage tail protein, which yields MALLYPPTGFHFLVRFEGLLLKYPAMPDFGFQEVSGLSVEIGVEEYAEGGENRFKHRMPNPVSYPNLVLKRGMAISSQIAKWFKDSVEGFEFEAQDITVILLSPEKLPLQAWNFVNAWPVKWSIEGFNAMENTMMIENIEFAYQYYRRISPDDLLP from the coding sequence ATGGCTCTATTGTATCCACCTACTGGCTTTCATTTTCTGGTGCGCTTTGAGGGATTACTCCTGAAGTATCCAGCCATGCCAGATTTTGGATTTCAGGAGGTTTCCGGTTTGAGTGTAGAAATCGGGGTGGAAGAATATGCTGAAGGAGGAGAAAACCGCTTCAAACATCGCATGCCCAATCCGGTCTCTTACCCCAACTTGGTTTTGAAACGGGGGATGGCGATTAGCTCCCAGATTGCAAAATGGTTTAAGGATAGTGTGGAAGGGTTTGAATTTGAGGCACAGGACATTACAGTAATTCTTTTGAGTCCTGAAAAACTGCCTTTGCAAGCCTGGAACTTTGTCAATGCCTGGCCAGTGAAATGGTCCATCGAAGGGTTCAACGCAATGGAAAATACCATGATGATCGAAAACATAGAATTCGCCTATCAATACTATAGAAGAATCAGTCCAGACGATCTTTTGCCATAA
- a CDS encoding phage tail protein, translated as MAVAYPVSVFHFQVEWGGSRIGFTEVSGLTVELQSIDYREGSSLEYHVSKMPGIPQYSNITLKRGIFRADNEFFQWLNTVKMNNIERRDLTISLLNEEHEPVMVWKVKEAWPCKVEGPSLNSTGNEVAIESIELCHEGLAIETP; from the coding sequence ATGGCAGTAGCATATCCAGTTTCCGTCTTTCATTTTCAGGTAGAATGGGGCGGTTCACGCATCGGTTTCACAGAAGTATCTGGCCTGACTGTGGAGCTTCAGAGCATAGATTATCGGGAAGGCAGTTCCTTAGAATATCATGTAAGCAAAATGCCAGGTATTCCTCAATACTCCAATATCACGTTGAAAAGAGGCATTTTCCGAGCCGACAATGAATTTTTCCAGTGGCTCAACACCGTCAAAATGAACAACATCGAGCGACGGGATTTAACCATCAGCTTACTCAATGAAGAACACGAGCCTGTGATGGTTTGGAAGGTCAAAGAAGCCTGGCCTTGCAAAGTAGAAGGCCCATCTCTGAATTCCACCGGCAATGAAGTGGCCATAGAAAGCATTGAGCTGTGCCACGAAGGCCTGGCAATAGAAACTCCATAA
- a CDS encoding phage tail sheath family protein, whose protein sequence is MASQSTPGVYIQEISTLPASIASVETAIPAFIGHTEIAIKDGESVKTIPTRITSMLEFEAIFGKANPEAFTITVEDTYPGSQGTPGKLDSRKITAVPPATPSPYKLYYSLQMYFSNGGGPCYIVSVNDFDNLPAKGDPTDEDSLMGGLEALKGVDEPTLIVFPDVIIPVAPGDTTGKIYKGIYDAALAQCESLKDRFVIIDVKDVTADPFADAQNFRNDAIGISNLKYGAAYYPNLSSALNYAFSPTDQTITHTNTYAGGGANDAGVHNTLPLEASDPADPSVLKNDPSLYRSIIAEINKSYITLPPSGAIAGIYARVDSQRGVWKAPANVDVRTVIGPSRKVSHDQQADLNVDATSGKSINAIRTFTGKGTLVWGARTLAGNDNEWRYVPVRRLYIFIEESVKKATEFVVFEPNDANTWLRTKTMIENFLSKLWRDGALAGAKPEEAFFVRVGLGQTMSSQDILEGRMNIEIGLAAVRPAEFIILKFSHKLQES, encoded by the coding sequence ATGGCAAGTCAATCTACCCCCGGTGTTTACATACAAGAGATTTCCACCCTTCCCGCTTCTATAGCTTCGGTGGAAACTGCCATCCCAGCTTTTATCGGGCACACCGAAATCGCAATCAAGGATGGAGAAAGCGTCAAAACAATTCCCACAAGAATTACCAGCATGCTGGAGTTTGAGGCGATTTTTGGGAAAGCAAATCCAGAAGCTTTTACCATTACTGTCGAAGATACCTACCCAGGTTCACAAGGAACTCCAGGAAAGTTGGATAGCAGAAAGATAACCGCAGTTCCTCCTGCCACACCAAGTCCCTACAAGCTTTATTACTCCCTTCAAATGTACTTTTCCAATGGAGGAGGACCTTGCTACATCGTCTCGGTCAATGATTTTGACAATTTGCCTGCGAAAGGAGACCCCACAGACGAGGATTCTCTTATGGGTGGTTTAGAAGCCCTGAAAGGAGTGGATGAACCAACTTTGATCGTCTTTCCAGATGTCATTATACCAGTTGCGCCTGGTGATACTACCGGAAAAATTTACAAAGGCATTTACGATGCTGCTTTGGCACAATGTGAATCGCTGAAAGATCGATTTGTAATCATCGATGTGAAAGATGTTACGGCTGATCCATTCGCCGATGCCCAGAATTTCAGGAATGATGCTATAGGTATTTCAAATCTGAAATATGGAGCTGCTTATTATCCCAACTTGAGTAGCGCATTAAACTACGCCTTCTCTCCGACTGACCAGACGATCACTCATACCAATACTTATGCTGGAGGTGGTGCAAATGATGCTGGAGTCCATAACACGTTGCCGCTGGAAGCCAGTGATCCTGCTGACCCAAGTGTGCTCAAAAATGACCCAAGTTTGTACCGGTCCATTATCGCAGAAATTAACAAGAGCTACATCACTTTGCCTCCTTCAGGAGCCATTGCAGGAATATATGCAAGAGTTGACAGTCAACGGGGAGTATGGAAGGCTCCGGCAAATGTGGACGTGAGAACGGTCATCGGTCCTTCCAGAAAAGTATCTCACGATCAGCAAGCAGACCTCAATGTAGATGCCACTTCGGGTAAATCCATTAATGCCATCAGAACATTCACTGGTAAAGGAACTTTGGTCTGGGGAGCGCGGACGCTTGCTGGTAACGACAATGAATGGCGTTATGTGCCAGTGAGAAGACTCTACATTTTTATAGAGGAGTCGGTAAAAAAAGCCACCGAGTTTGTGGTCTTCGAGCCAAATGATGCCAACACTTGGCTAAGAACCAAGACTATGATCGAAAACTTCCTTTCCAAACTTTGGAGAGATGGTGCTTTGGCCGGGGCAAAGCCGGAAGAAGCATTTTTTGTGCGGGTTGGACTGGGACAGACCATGTCTTCTCAGGACATTTTGGAAGGTAGAATGAATATAGAAATCGGATTGGCAGCAGTTAGGCCTGCCGAATTTATCATCCTGAAATTCTCTCATAAACTTCAGGAATCCTAA